In the Populus nigra chromosome 2, ddPopNigr1.1, whole genome shotgun sequence genome, ATTCAAATGTTGCAATTGAGGTTGCTGCATGGGTAAATTAGATTGGGGCATGGAGTACAGCCTGCCCCACCGCAAGGATTGTGGATAGTGTAGCTGATTTTGGAGCTCTAAATGTGAGAATGATGTTGGATCTGGTGCATTAGGCCTGCGTCGCCAGTCTATGAAAAGACGGTGCTTGCCTGTCTCACCAACACCGCGTTGGAACGACACAATATCACCTGCATAAAGCCTTTTCTCTTTGACAAACCTGCTCCAGCCTTTGGTCATTACATAGCTTTGACTACTATTCCAATACGAGTATCTGAACCGCCATGGCTTGCCGTTCCGGTCTTCAAAGTTCAAGAGGAGGCCTTTTTCATTCGATGAAGAATCAAGAGGGAAGTACCTCTCTGCGTGTTGCTTTGGTATAACAAGACGATTTAGTTTGCCTACATCACTTGGGGTCACTACTTTGTCAAACATGTGCTCTCTCTCAATAGACTCACTAGCACCGCCACCAGCATCAGTACTAGAGCTCTCACTTTCGTTGTTATTTCCCAAAGATAATTCCATGAACTCTAGCTTCTTGACAAATTTGAGAGATGGTTCTTGGGTTTCGCTATCTTGCCGTGGCTGATCAAATAAACGAGGCCACAGATTCTGGTGCTCAGGAAGAAAATTTTTGTATTTGCTAGAAGAAGATGATGTACAAGGAGAAGCAAAGGGAAGCTTACTTGACAtggcttcctcttcttcttgttcttctttatCAAAATACCCTCTTTCTCCTCCAACAAAGTTCATGATGATCCACCAAAGAAATTCTTGAGCTTCTTATGATCGCACTAGATCTTGAATAACAGaaatcaaacaaccacaataaaaataatgattgaaaagaaagaaagttaagatggaaaaaaaaaaaggtggggtTAGGACTTTATAGCGAAATGAACAAAACAAGGCCTCACCTCACCTGGAAAAGAAGATTTGGTCTCTCGTTCAGAagattttctctttcaaaactGTGAGGCCACAAACAAGAGAAGCTAAAGGGGAGCAATCTAGCTCAGTACAAACTAACCAAAGAGTCGGTGCCTTCTTCTTTGACCAAAAAGGAGCTCTCAAAACCCTAAACAAGACAAGCCAGTTGGTAATTCGGTATTGGAATGAAAGAAAGCCAGTTGTTCATCATGTGGTTGACCTAGCTACCAcagagggaaagagagagagaggttttttttttgcttcccgGTTATAGTTTCCAAGAAGCTTCTCTCTCTACAAGAGATGCAGCAGAAgtattttcttgcttttttctgCTCTTATTAAAGAAAGACCCATGAGGATTGAGAATTGAAAGAGAAGAGTAATGCGTAGGGGCCCATGAATGATCTGGTTCGGCTCATGTGAGCTTgtctttttcatcatttttgtgttttctctgtATATCGTCTGCACCATGACCCAAGACCGAGAGAATTGGCCGGTTGGTTTTATTCGGAGGCGAGTGAATCAATCAAATTATCTAGAATATTTGTAAAAATTCATCCATAATTAAACCTaatggttttttgaattttatagatatttttgctagaaaattttaaaagaattcggttttggttttagaattttttttcttgaaaataaataaaaccaaaccaaaaaaattcattataaactaAAAGCTAATAAATGACTAAATGGGATTTATTTGATTCTTGAAGTTGTAAAATCAAACAATATCCAGTaccggttcagttttttttattcggtttagttccatttaatttttttcaagaaaaatcaatcaactcggttgaattttttagttcaaaCAGCAATCACGATAAGAattgcttctttattttttttttctccctggATGGTTATTTTTGGGGTGGGTGTTCTATTTTTCTAGAGAAGGGCACGTTCAAGTTAGGTTTTAAGTTTTGACTTTGGTGCCATTGATTAATGTGTGCTGGTCCTGCAGGGAGTGAGAGAGAAAAAGGTTGCGAGGGGAAACAGACAGGCCTGGCGCCCTCTTATTCTCATCCTCATCCTGACGAGATAGATATCATAGATTCCTCTATTTTATCTCATACATGATTATACAAAAAACCAAACTCTCATTTAGGGTTATATTTTCTACTTTTGAAAATTAGCTAGAAGACCTATATATCTTGCACTAATTGGAATTATATAcccattaattaatattgattaCCCCCTCTAAATTATCATTAATTGCATATCAGAACTCCAAATTGTATTAATTAGGAATTTGAGAATGAATATAAACACAATCTACATACTATACATCACGATATATATGAAACAAATCTCTCATTGAGCTAGGGCTCAAGTTATGTTAGTTAATTTTCTCAGAACCCAAATATTGACATCACTGTTTCATCGATCTTCTTTAGAAAggttttcaagttcaaacttCTCCTATACAGCGAGAAACATGAAACAAGTTTTGGGATTAACAATCTTCATTCATGGAGATTATTTATTTGACCTAAttactcaaaaacaaaaactgaaaaacatattattaagtgtgtgtgtgtgtgttcaagTCCTGGAGTTTTTATTCTTAGACATGTGCAAGAGAGGGGTAAGAAAGAATCTGCCAAGGAGCGCAGGGTAAGAAAGGGGCAGGCCTAAGCTAATAGTAAAACATGCTAAAAGattaataaaagagagaagggcTAAGAGCTTAAGATCagaaaggagaagaaggagaagatatCAAAGCACATATATTTCGCAACATTTCAAATGTAGGAATCACTCAACATGCAAAGGGCATAGAAGAAAACGTCTACTAAGTACAAGGAGTTGCTTGGAGTTTGATCAGTCTTCATGGTTGGCTCGATTCAACTTTCAATGCTATAGGTAGTTATACGAGGGAGAAGAGAGGAACTACTGGTTTGGCAATGGAAGAACTCTGAAATGGACGGAACCTGTGGTTGAACATGTCACACGTTTCCTCGTTAGTCTATTATTACGTACAAATTTATCCCAAATTTGATGTTCTAGTACAAAATATCTACGTAATAACAGCCAgctcatgttttatttttgtattgataTACAATTGTATCGACAGAAGCAAGTTCTATCAGCATGTGTATTATGATAACATATCCTAGATCGATTTTAGATGGACTGGCAAGAGGGCTGTCTCTAATTCATCAATCATCTCACTCTTGAAAAGCTCATCGTCTCTCTATCTAATTTTTTGTGTCATTAATTACGCATGGATCGTTGGTGAATTCACAAGGTCCAGTTTTTGTGTTTTACGCGTGGATCGTTGGTGAATTTTCCTGTTGATCTGATCATGGTTAATCCAACTGCATCATCTAAAGTTGCTTTGTAAGGTACATGATCACTAATCAAGTGATGTGCCTATATATGTGGTCCTGTTCGATCTTCCACTTTATGGGTTTTGACGGAGCCTCCTGCAGCAGGCAccatatgttttatttatttatttatttatagattatAGATGCCGGTCAGAAATTCTAACGACCTGATATTGCTTTGATAGTTACTCCACCAAGTTGtagagataaaaagaaagaaaaaaagaagactgGTTAATACATAGAAGGActgcatcaattttattttgaatttatatctAAAAGATATGAATGAGTAAAGATATATTAATTAGTACTTCTCAAAATCATTTCAAGTatttttatcttccttttcaaaatcatttcaaGTTTATAGTTTAATCATTATTCTCAAGAATCTCAAATAGTGTAAATTTCTTTGATGTGTTTACTTAGTTAAGGGTTTtccattttttgaaatataaaataaatcatgtgcTGTATATGTTTAATTGAAAGTAAATCTTCCTAACTTAAAAACAcgtgtttttaaatttctaaaaaactaGAACTtactgaaatttatttttcagattctTCACTTTAAAATGTAAGGATCATGTTTTGTTTGTACCTTGTATGATGTTAGTATACTTTATATTattccttatttattttattcaagaatTGATGGCTATCGTcatttttgttctattttttgcaCGTAGAAGATGATAAAAGAACCAAAAATCGTATAAAATCTATGCACATCTCTCATAGAAAAACATCTATCCACATCTTATATTTAAGCCAGTGATATTGAAGatacttgaaattaaattttatccatatatttttaaaatataaaaatgtacaTGGGGCATTTTGAATGCTTAATGATAATGTctcaaaaaaatccaagaagtTTAAGAGTAAGATTTATGTGTTAAATAATCGGTTGATCTCTTGGTCCTAGCAATTTGATTCATTCTTTCTAACCAGGTGGCCGGTGCCTAGTAAGCCAAGATGGTCGGTGACCGATATATGCAAAATATCTcttttgatataattataaattctcAGATGTTTAAATAAGTATCTTTTTAGAAAGAGATTGAAATGCTAttatagagagagagatgcttagaaaatatgaatgcaATAAAGAATAGAGATTTGTGAACCTAGAGTTTAAAGGATTCATGAGGTATTTATAGCCCATAAGTCTTGTCTTTTTATGAAGAGAAGGAActagaaagtagttttttttttagtatcaatgagagataaatatcttttatacattattaatattgatggaaaaGTAGTAGGTTTAGAagatttttatacatataaGGATGTTaagagatgaatatttttaacttaacattttatgttaagggtcacaagaataaacaaacaaaatctcGTGGCTGAATATAGGGCCTGAAAAGATCATTAGTTTTATATCCATTTGAGTTTGGCATGATGTCGAGTCCATAGATGTTGGGTTTGGTAACTCGTTAAATCAATATGTAATTGGACTCAGTACATAGTTAAGTTCAAAGATGTTGGGTTTTGACAGCTCGTCAAAACCACATGTACTTAGGCTTGGTGCATAACGAAGCTCAAGGATGTTACGTTGAGAAACTCTCAGGCTCACGTGTACTTAGGTTCAACGCATaactaaacccaagaatattgggTCTGGTAGCTTGTCAAACTCACATATACTTGAGGCTCGGCGCGTAGCTGAGTCCAAGGATATTGGATCTAGCATCTTGTTAGACCCACATATCaaatccatatatatatgaagataaTGGGTTTAACAGCTCACCAAACTTGCTTGTACTTGAACTCAACGTGAAGTTGAGCTCTAAAACGTTGGGTTATCACTTAACTTTTGCCCTTTTAAAACATGGATTCGgacaaaaataacatatataaaaacacattgATCAATCACTtaataatcaagaaattaaatcaactatgtatacttttattaaaaaattagattagttTTGTATGATTAAAGAATGTCAAATATCTTTTATGAACATGTTTTCatgttctaatatttttttataataataataaataaataaacatgttttcatgctctagtattttttttttctatgaacttATTTTACGAGGAATTAAATCTTCAATACTAAATGTACAAGGTTATGTATATTTTAACCCATAACACTAAGGAACTCGGTTTCTTATGTTTCctgtttatataaatagtgaTGTAtcgtaatttatatttttaattgttttagaaCAAATCCAACTCTCAGCTTAGTCGGTGCATGACAAACAAGACATCACGAGTGTGAAAGCTGGGAGgtatgcttatttttcaagttatgatagatgacatgtcatttatcatattttttcaaaacagtaAGCGGTGGACAACGCACTCGCATTTGGGCTAGATGTTGGGTATATCCCTTTGAttgctttttcttattttttttttctttggattttgtttttttttacacttcatAACACATTTACTAAATTCACttactcttattttttatataattcgtAAATACTAttataagtttttgtttttattttaatattttttgctcAATTATTATGCATTTGATTtggaaataataatactaataataaatagtattattattagCTCCCTAACAATGTTTATAGTTTTagctcaaaacataaaacaaattaaaatttgatatctttagaataattttttaaatttagacccagcttaattttattttttaattctatcccCTGCGAGTGGGCAACGTGAAATGGAATAATTTAATTCCCCTCTTTTAGCCATTTTCGCTCACTTCCATGctagtaattaattatatagaatTCACTCCCTTCATTCCGCggctaattaaattataactcATCATTGCAACTAATCAACAAGAACTACAAATCCATGGGCAAATATCAAACACTACGACTGTGAAGTTCTCTGGAATGTGGAGATGCGACCacttatatttcaattttttttcttttattgaactCGAAGCTTATTTAAGGAAAAAAGGACACTGATACAGTTTAGCTACTCCTTAATTCTACTAGATTATTGATATACGATGCGTTGCAGAtcagatcaatatttttaagataaaaatatattaaagcatTACTAATataatctataataataaagaattaattataaactcaatatatattgaactaaatatttttaaaatattaatatgaaaacatattggatgatattttttaaaaaatattaacacaaCGATGTATTGAATCAACTTAGTCTAACATATCAAATCTTTGATCTTGATCATGAAACCaatataacattataaaaaaaatcaaaataaattatgaatgttaatttctcatcaacttaatgttgaatgatgaaatttaaaatatatatatatatatatatatattaaattaaaaaaggataaaaaaactaccCGGGTCAACCTGTAAACCAGCaactcaagtcatgagatcgagataacttcatgaaaagtaaataaaaaaatataaagcacaaTTTCCAGCCAATCcaaagttgaaagatgaaaaaaaaaacaacccaaatcaACCTGGGCTAAACTATTAAACCCACGATCTGGATCATGAGACTaatataacttcataaaaaaataaaaaaaaattacaaatcttCATTTCTAACAgatcaaatgttgaaaatagaaATCGAGAAACAACTAAATTCATGAGACCAGagtaactttataaaaaaataaattgaaaaaaatcatgagattTAATTCCCaaataacctaatattgaagaataatttttttaaaaaaaagtaaatgaataAAAGAAGATCGGGTTGTTAgatagtgaaattgaaaaaaaaatctaaaaaaaattatcctaaagATCTATTTTTTCTGGATCTTAGGAAAACCAATCATACACTTTAGTCATTGATTCTTCCAACAATTGACGAATCGCATCTTTGATCAAAATGAGTCCctaaccttttaatttttaattttaaacccttAAAGAGAATTAAGTCAAAAGTAAATAAGGTCAAAACTAGAATACAAcaaaatatactaatataatCCTGATTAACTAAGAGATATAAAGAAAAGGAGTAGGATTATGATcgatcaagaaaaaacaatagatTATAAAAGTCTAAACATGCATGGAGAAGCAGAAGAACTAATTCTATTCAGAGTGGGAGCTATCaacaaaataactaataaaaaatcacaagatTAACTTATAATTCATGTGATATCAATAGAAAAGAAGTTTAGCTTGtattataattcaataaagtaTCTTTACCCAATACTAATATTTGTATAGGATTAGAatttacatatttaattaatataattcaaaatttataccAATACATAAAGGTTCATGCAGTCAATGTGAATGGTGATCAACATACCTCGGATATGTAATTTCAatacaattttatctttcttctagtttttacaGCTTtctttactagttttttttttctgcactTTAATTCATGTAATCTCTTTCTCTCCTTCTTCGTAAACCTATTCTTTTCTTTGTGTAGTGTTGTTATAGAATAAATAATCTTTTCTCAATATTTGAGGTCTAAAATTCTTATATtctgtttgattttataaggttgttaccttttttgttttttaataagtttCTTTTTAGAATAAGTCGATATATTGCAAGGGCTAACCAGAAGATAGCCAAAAACAAGATACacgaaagaaaaagaaaaaaaaaagagtcacaaaaacaaaaaaacgaaTACAAAAGGAAAGGAATAGAGAGTCAACAAATACAAACCGAAAAAGAACATCAAGATTGGAGAAGCTGATACACCATACTTAAAGCCTTGATTTGGTGTTTGACCAATCTATAATACCTTCAGGTTCCATAATTAAAGTAGTGTCAGTAGCCATGAAGAACTTATCAATAGACTTGAGTTAATTTGAAAGGCGATAAAGAATTAAGGAAAAACTGTCTTCGAAGGTCGCAGCTCCATCATTGAAGATTACTTTGTTTCTCATAAGCCATATACTCCAGCTAACGCAACAAGAGAGCATAGACCAAGCCTTACGCTGGAATTTTTCAAATACTAGGTTGGGCtactgatatataaaaaatagaaacaattaaCTGGTagcatattaataataataaaaaaagacatctaagtgatcaataaaattataaaattataaaattataaaaatatagggGTGTGTAGGGATAGATGATTGAGGATTGCCAATAACACCTCCCTCattttttccttgttaatcacaaacaaacaaaaggtTGTCGTCATAGAGCAGAAAACTTTGGTTTTCAAgggcttttttccttttcttcttcttgatatatttctgaCAAAGGTTTTCAATGGTTTGGAAGGACATGATAAAGGGAAAAAAGTTTAAGGAGGGTTAGATGTAACGAATATGCGGAAGGCACAGCCATGATATGCTGCAGACACGATTAGGATTTGTTAAGGAATAATTtgtgtttaaagaaaaaacgtggttcaaatattattaaaaaaaaatacaagttaaaataatttagtatttaaCTAATTAgaactttaatttaatatttttttcaataaaaataaatgatcatattttatataaaaaatattttaaatcaaaataagaatataataattctttttttatttttgattacaAAAATATGATAGTagtatttcttaattttatcacaaataaaaaattaattaaagggaGATACATagtaagaattaaattaaagagaaaaaggaaattatCACCAATCCTTTCATATGATCATCACAATAATTATCAAGAGAATTTGGTTTTTAGATGTCTAAATATATTTCATTGTTAAGCAAATATAAATAACATGATACTTATCGTTCTCTTTCAAAACTTCATATATTCATGCATTCAACTAAATATACATTACTGTTGATTAATTATACTAACTTTTagtgttattgttatttatttttaaaattatttttatagtatatatgaaatatttaaatccGTACGTATTATTGTAgcacttaattatttttatactattttgtTCCAAGGGTAAGGAGGCCATTACCGAAGCACTAGAATGAACAAAAGTAGTGTGTTTCTTGAGTACCTTAACCAGTTATGCACCTAGTTAATTACACTTCGTTTCACATGCGGTTGTGTGTGTATTATACGTGGAGTACACATGCAGCTCAGTTcataaatattgtaattataCATGGTTATACACAAACAGATCGTAAGGAATAGTTACAAAGACTTTCGAGGATATATCATGAGTTAACATCAAAGTCCATGGGGAGAAGGGTGGGAGGTGGGGGGAGCCCTTTTTAGAGCTAAAGATAAAGCCTATGAAAAAACCCTACTGGGGACCTCCTTGCCCTCTCTTTCATCATTTATTCAGATGAAAGCTCCTCATGCTTGCCCATTTAGACATGGTTGATTATTAAGCTGAATGCTAGTGTGATTTTGCTCACTCTAATATATGCTAATAGTGTTTAGGGGCTGCAATTAATTGCAG is a window encoding:
- the LOC133682074 gene encoding B3 domain-containing transcription factor NGA1-like isoform X1, producing MNFVGGERGYFDKEEQEEEEAMSSKLPFASPCTSSSSSKYKNFLPEHQNLWPRLFDQPRQDSETQEPSLKFVKKLEFMELSLGNNNESESSSTDAGGGASESIEREHMFDKVVTPSDVGKLNRLVIPKQHAERYFPLDSSSNEKGLLLNFEDRNGKPWRFRYSYWNSSQSYVMTKGWSRFVKEKRLYAGDIVSFQRGVGETGKHRLFIDWRRRPNAPDPTSFSHLELQNQLHYPQSLRWGRLYSMPQSNLPMQQPQLQHLNYSIHPYQQHQHHNHQYHYHQPSNISYGNAAQYYLRPPASTLPIGAVHEQGGSHVPVVIDSVPVVHGKTVGKRLRLFGVNMECPTQNDPSSSVTMIRHGTLDSLSPRLASSSLPPPFQVREPTGAPMQAEFSKKGKASLSFDLDL
- the LOC133682074 gene encoding B3 domain-containing transcription factor NGA1-like isoform X2; translation: MELSLGNNNESESSSTDAGGGASESIEREHMFDKVVTPSDVGKLNRLVIPKQHAERYFPLDSSSNEKGLLLNFEDRNGKPWRFRYSYWNSSQSYVMTKGWSRFVKEKRLYAGDIVSFQRGVGETGKHRLFIDWRRRPNAPDPTSFSHLELQNQLHYPQSLRWGRLYSMPQSNLPMQQPQLQHLNYSIHPYQQHQHHNHQYHYHQPSNISYGNAAQYYLRPPASTLPIGAVHEQGGSHVPVVIDSVPVVHGKTVGKRLRLFGVNMECPTQNDPSSSVTMIRHGTLDSLSPRLASSSLPPPFQVREPTGAPMQAEFSKKGKASLSFDLDL